One Candidatus Eisenbacteria bacterium genomic window, ACGACGCGCTCGTGGGGGGCGACCCCGTCGCCGTCGCGCGGGCGCTGGCGGCGGCGGTCCGCAAGATCGACGGGGCGGACCTGATCGTGTGCGGCGACCGGGCGGCCGACGACAACGCCGCCACGGTGGGCGCCGCCCTCGCGGGTTTGCTGGGGATTCCCGTTCTCTCCTATGTGGACGAGATCCTGGAGTTCGACGCCGGTGAAAAGAAGATCCGGGTCGGCCGCGCCCTCGAGGCGGGCCGGGAGATCGTCGAGGCGTCCCTTCCGGTGGTGCTCACGGTGATGAAGGGGATCTACTTCCCCCGCTACGCCTCCCCGCTCGGTATCCGCAAGGCGGCCCGCCGGGAGATCCCGGTCTGGACCGTCGCCGATCTGGGGGAGAATCCTTCGCGGCTCGGC contains:
- a CDS encoding electron transfer flavoprotein subunit beta/FixA family protein, which gives rise to MKAIVCLKEVPETPDGVRVAEEGYLAPRGDAAYLVDPIGPYALETALQLRDRSGGEVIALCVGRPGAAKILKESALAVGADDAFLLADDALVGGDPVAVARALAAAVRKIDGADLIVCGDRAADDNAATVGAALAGLLGIPVLSYVDEILEFDAGEKKIRVGRALEAGREIVEASLPVVLTVMKGIYFPRYASPLGIRKAARREIPVWTVADLGENPSRLGVAGSQTFVRGIESPPPPSGVEMIGGEPEEAVAVLVRKILDAKVL